The proteins below are encoded in one region of Sporosarcina sp. FSL K6-1508:
- a CDS encoding helix-turn-helix transcriptional regulator has product MNNLIKEMRTEMGLTQDDLSEKLEVSRQTIISLEKGRYNPSLTLAFKLAKLFNCRIEDIFTPEEE; this is encoded by the coding sequence CTGAATAACTTGATCAAAGAAATGCGAACTGAGATGGGATTAACTCAAGATGATCTGTCGGAGAAGCTAGAAGTTTCGAGGCAAACCATCATCTCACTTGAAAAAGGTAGATATAACCCATCACTTACTTTAGCGTTCAAACTTGCGAAGTTGTTCAATTGTCGCATTGAGGATATCTTTACACCGGAGGAGGAATGA
- a CDS encoding DUF3796 domain-containing protein has translation MHEDFDLLAFMLGLPAGLAVALTVWYFVWKKGKKERRYDERYKRVQEQAKSLSWAVTVFAIIIAWAIVIIVEGPGLSFFLFTALYIIAMVSYGVASAIADKKN, from the coding sequence ATGCATGAGGATTTTGATTTACTGGCTTTCATGCTAGGTTTGCCCGCAGGACTTGCAGTAGCATTAACCGTGTGGTACTTCGTATGGAAAAAAGGGAAAAAGGAACGACGATATGACGAGCGCTATAAGAGGGTTCAGGAGCAAGCAAAGTCGTTATCCTGGGCAGTTACAGTGTTCGCTATTATTATTGCATGGGCCATTGTCATCATTGTTGAAGGACCGGGACTTTCCTTCTTTCTTTTCACTGCATTATATATAATTGCCATGGTTTCTTACGGAGTTGCATCCGCCATAGCAGATAAAAAGAATTAG
- a CDS encoding ABC transporter ATP-binding protein: MSLLLENVTKRFGDFTAVDDLTLSVDKGTMYGFLGANGAGKTTTFRMILGLLNANEGRITWNGKQISYATSPEIGYLPEERGLYPKMKVEEQLVFLAQLRGMKKLDAKVAMNKWLERMEITHYANKKVEELSKGNQQKIQVIASLMHNPQLLILDEPFSGLDPVNVEMLKEAILQFRNDGATIVFSSHRMDHVEELCEQLSIIDKGKQIVSGTLRDVKRSFGKQNVRINSDNDLAHLETIAGVTSVQKSIEGALYQVDSEQVANDLLTAALKSGPIRHFGIEEPSLQDIFIEKVGKQHA; encoded by the coding sequence ATGTCATTGCTACTTGAAAATGTAACGAAACGGTTTGGAGACTTCACGGCGGTAGATGATTTGACGCTGTCAGTCGATAAAGGCACCATGTACGGATTTCTTGGAGCGAATGGTGCAGGCAAGACAACGACATTCCGAATGATTCTTGGTCTTCTAAATGCGAATGAAGGACGTATAACTTGGAATGGGAAACAGATTTCCTATGCGACGAGTCCTGAAATTGGCTATTTACCGGAAGAACGTGGTCTGTATCCTAAAATGAAAGTAGAAGAGCAGCTGGTTTTTCTGGCACAATTGCGCGGTATGAAAAAACTTGATGCAAAAGTGGCGATGAACAAATGGCTGGAACGAATGGAAATCACCCATTATGCCAATAAAAAGGTTGAAGAATTATCAAAAGGAAATCAGCAGAAAATCCAAGTAATTGCATCACTCATGCATAATCCACAACTGTTAATTCTAGATGAACCATTTTCAGGATTGGATCCGGTAAACGTTGAGATGTTGAAAGAGGCAATTCTTCAATTTCGTAATGATGGCGCAACCATCGTGTTCTCGAGCCACCGCATGGATCATGTAGAAGAATTATGCGAGCAACTAAGTATCATCGATAAAGGAAAGCAAATTGTAAGTGGCACACTACGCGATGTAAAACGTTCATTTGGCAAGCAGAATGTACGCATAAATTCGGATAATGATTTAGCGCATTTAGAAACAATTGCAGGTGTTACATCTGTACAAAAATCGATTGAAGGTGCGCTTTACCAAGTCGATTCTGAACAAGTTGCGAATGATTTACTGACAGCGGCGTTGAAATCAGGACCGATTCGCCATTTTGGGATTGAAGAGCCTTCGTTGCAAGATATTTTCATCGAAAAGGTGGGAAAACAGCATGCGTGA
- a CDS encoding ABC transporter permease, with the protein MREFMIIFKQAFMTKGKTKSFIITTSIMILAVFLFANMEKIIDTVKNATGGDSDSEEVLQILDESGILAERLKMQLEANESDVKVEPSSKSEKELTNQVKEGEIDSFLTLALDDTNTIQANYVSMSTMEITLPTMLQEALQSIQTEMKADELSLSGEQVQTLFAPIQFEQQSVSLSAKSEEELSQARGLVYVLMFLIYFAVIVYSSMIATEVAAEKSSRVMEILISSVSPVKHMFAKVLGIGSLGLLQMALLGLAGYIALKTTGSEMADGFFSVFGFSNMNVGTLIYALIFFLLGYFLFATLAALLGSLVSRTEDVQQIIMPMTLLIVAGFLIAATGLGNPEMAYLKYASFFPFFAPLVMFLRVGMLDLPLWEPLLSIAIMLVTIFILGFFGARVYRGGVLMYGPSRSLKDIKKAIQLGKE; encoded by the coding sequence ATGCGTGAATTCATGATCATTTTTAAACAGGCATTTATGACAAAAGGGAAAACAAAATCGTTCATCATAACGACATCTATCATGATTTTGGCAGTTTTTCTTTTTGCGAACATGGAGAAAATCATTGATACCGTGAAAAATGCGACGGGCGGAGATAGTGATTCGGAGGAAGTGCTGCAGATACTCGATGAAAGCGGTATTCTTGCAGAGCGGTTGAAAATGCAACTCGAGGCGAATGAATCGGATGTTAAAGTAGAACCTTCCAGTAAATCGGAAAAGGAACTTACAAATCAAGTGAAAGAAGGAGAAATCGATTCATTCTTAACGCTTGCACTTGATGATACAAATACAATTCAAGCGAACTATGTCTCAATGAGTACTATGGAAATCACTCTTCCGACGATGTTGCAAGAGGCGCTTCAGTCAATTCAGACAGAAATGAAAGCAGATGAATTATCATTGTCTGGCGAACAAGTACAGACATTATTCGCACCCATTCAATTTGAACAGCAATCTGTATCTCTATCAGCGAAGTCTGAAGAAGAATTGAGTCAGGCACGCGGTCTTGTCTATGTACTCATGTTCCTCATCTACTTTGCAGTGATCGTCTATTCAAGCATGATTGCAACAGAAGTCGCGGCGGAAAAGTCATCTCGCGTGATGGAAATTCTTATTTCAAGTGTGTCGCCTGTTAAGCATATGTTTGCAAAAGTACTTGGCATTGGATCGCTTGGTCTGTTGCAAATGGCACTGCTAGGCTTGGCGGGATATATTGCCTTGAAGACGACAGGTTCTGAAATGGCGGATGGCTTCTTTTCCGTCTTCGGTTTTTCAAATATGAATGTAGGAACGCTGATCTATGCGCTCATTTTCTTCCTGTTGGGGTACTTCCTTTTTGCGACGCTGGCAGCTCTTTTAGGCTCACTTGTCAGCCGGACGGAAGATGTACAGCAGATCATCATGCCGATGACACTGCTGATCGTAGCTGGTTTCTTAATTGCTGCAACTGGACTCGGTAATCCGGAGATGGCATATCTCAAGTATGCTTCATTCTTCCCGTTCTTCGCACCGCTCGTCATGTTCTTGCGAGTCGGGATGCTCGACTTACCACTATGGGAGCCACTGTTGTCAATTGCGATTATGCTAGTGACGATTTTCATTCTTGGCTTCTTCGGTGCCCGTGTTTACCGCGGAGGGGTTCTCATGTACGGACCGTCCCGTTCGTTGAAAGATATTAAAAAAGCGATCCAGCTTGGAAAAGAATAA
- a CDS encoding DUF3267 domain-containing protein has product MFMIIWFRHLPQISMDLKKWIPFIKNDWFRKNYMNFVYLLLILIFLTSVFFNAWASPINTFLLILIGIFVFIIHESIHILVIRNKGDISLTFHGAFFWINTNAILSKTRFWLFMSLPLIALSVIPVIVSFFVSGNIKSILLFISWINLLISSSDIINSLLIAIKPKKSVFCRGYYRVEKN; this is encoded by the coding sequence ATGTTTATGATAATATGGTTTCGACACTTACCGCAAATAAGTATGGATTTGAAAAAGTGGATTCCTTTCATAAAGAATGATTGGTTCCGAAAAAACTATATGAATTTTGTTTATTTACTCCTGATATTAATCTTTTTAACATCTGTTTTTTTTAATGCATGGGCTAGTCCTATTAATACATTTCTACTCATTTTAATTGGTATCTTTGTCTTCATCATTCACGAATCTATTCATATTCTTGTGATACGTAATAAAGGGGATATTAGCTTAACATTTCATGGAGCATTTTTTTGGATAAACACAAATGCAATCTTATCCAAAACTAGGTTTTGGCTTTTTATGAGTCTACCCCTCATTGCATTATCCGTAATACCTGTTATTGTCTCATTTTTTGTATCGGGAAATATTAAATCAATTTTACTGTTTATAAGTTGGATAAATTTATTAATTTCTTCCTCTGATATCATAAATTCATTGTTAATTGCCATTAAGCCGAAAAAATCAGTATTTTGTAGAGGTTATTACCGAGTAGAAAAGAATTAG
- a CDS encoding peptidylprolyl isomerase — MKRLVLTMFLVLTTLSLSACTQQKLSFDEVDNVPEKVTEAINHDEQLQVINRSGKIYYIVFQSQKDVEASLESVDRIALVKLDEVDSKDNDVRQYIYSLTMDQYHDTIEIKVNGESMAHPMIIIK; from the coding sequence GTGAAAAGGTTAGTTTTAACAATGTTTTTAGTTCTGACAACCTTATCCTTATCAGCATGTACACAGCAAAAGTTAAGCTTTGACGAGGTAGATAACGTTCCGGAAAAAGTAACAGAAGCAATAAATCATGACGAGCAACTTCAAGTGATTAACAGAAGCGGCAAAATATATTACATTGTTTTTCAATCTCAAAAAGATGTTGAAGCCAGCTTGGAATCGGTAGATAGGATAGCGCTTGTCAAGTTGGATGAAGTGGATTCGAAGGATAACGATGTAAGACAATATATATATTCTTTAACAATGGATCAATATCATGACACGATAGAAATTAAGGTTAATGGTGAATCCATGGCTCATCCAATGATTATTATAAAATAA
- a CDS encoding DUF6980 family protein — protein MKKHCCDDMDYHANFKCDMHSDPFECPDKLIVFNDKNNGYGLIIHDGGSSSISIEYCPWCSSEL, from the coding sequence ATGAAAAAACACTGTTGTGATGATATGGACTACCACGCGAATTTCAAGTGCGATATGCATAGCGATCCATTTGAATGTCCTGATAAATTAATAGTTTTCAATGATAAAAATAACGGCTACGGTTTGATAATTCACGATGGTGGCTCTTCAAGTATAAGTATTGAATACTGTCCGTGGTGTAGTTCGGAATTATAA